The Elaeis guineensis isolate ETL-2024a chromosome 11, EG11, whole genome shotgun sequence genomic interval aatcattaaaaaattcaaagccctcctctcctctccacacctcctccctcttctctctactttctcctcCTCTTTCATGCCAGAAAGAGTTGGGCTGGTCCATCTGGTGTACTTGAAGAGTCGGGTGCTGGTCGATCTACACAAAGGAAGAAAAAGACTATGATTAAGGGTTGATCGAGATCCTATCTGAAATTTGATCAAAGGCTGATCCATCTTGGTGAAGACGAATCAAAGTCGGAGAAAGTATCCTAGTTTGAGCTCaaatagatactcatagaggttggataTGTGTGTGGCTCGACGCGAAACCTCAACTCCACAATCATCAGACAGCGATGTATCACTACCCATGCAAAGGTGATGATGCGATCATCATGGTTAacataattagatttaaaatagttttaaattctCTTAATGTTAGGTACATGAACGATCTGGTATAGATCGAGATGCGATCTTAATCGGATCGCATGCcggatcaaatttttgaattctaCTGCATCTTGATTTAGACGATCGGATATGCGATCTTTCCTTCAGCCttacctctcttcttcctctctatcCTCTTCTCTTCCTTATCCTCCTCCAACCCATTTCTCGCCTCTCTCCCCTTTTCTCCTTcctcatcctctttcttctcatcctctttctcctccaaaCCTATTCATTCCTCCAACCATCTCTCTACTTGCTTCTCTTCCTCTTCATCCTCCTTCTCGTCCAAACCGTCCATAAGCCATCTCCTTCCATGATGGCTCCTTCCACCTCCGCCTCTTTTCGCCGACAATCCATCCTTgtccctctccttcctctccatcTTCTCCTTCTTGTCCTCCTCTTCCTCCAACCCATTTCTTGTTGGTGGCCCTTCctccctcctttttctcttcatcAATTTTTCcttctcatcctcttcctccAAATCCATCCATGAACAAGGGGCATTTCCGTCTATTGAGAGGGAAGGCTAACGTCGTTTGTCGGTAAAATGAATGGCTGGATTATATTGGAACATATTGATGACTAAAATAgtcaatttgatattttttaaaatataaggaTGTAAATGAAATTCAACTAAGGTTGAAGAagtatttctataattttttttataatatattattttgattcttattaaaaaaataaagctaaaaaaaaaaaaaaaagaaaaggtaggTACCTATGCTGTTTTGCATAGTATAATAGGATGGCCGTGAGCTTGTAGGTTGTTCAAGTCATTTCGTACTTAAGTTTGCAGATTAATATGATAGCTTTATGTTAGAAACATAATGACACTTTGCTTAAAGTAGTGTTTGGCACCTGAAATTAAGAATTTCCTACACGACACactggaaaaaagaaaaaaaaaaaaaaggagtattGACTGCCCAACCGCGTCATGTTGTGTCCTATCATGCCCAAATGTCCAAAGATAGCTGATTCTTCTATAAACTTTTAAGACTGTGTCCAGGTAATATAGCCCCTACTACCCATCAACAATATGCTTCTTTAGCTTGGCATACTACTGTCCTTTGATGTGAGAAAGTAGTAAGAAGAATGCAAGTATCATCAAAAGGAGCATAGATGTCTTAATTAGACATCATGTAATATCTGTGtagatatatgtgtgtgtacatgtctgtatgtatgtatttatatgatAGAAATTATTGGCGAATGGTCATTCATAGAGCTAAAACCAAAGTTGTTGGGACAAGTGTTCATGGTTTTGGTTGCAtgcttttatatatatttttttgtgtacAAATGTAGTATaacaaaatataattaatataattttaggcTTTCTGCCGGGCTCAGACCAGATCAGCGGCTTAAGATCTTGAAATTTGAGCTCAGCCTACCCAATGTCTTAATTGCATTAGTATAAATGAGGCCCAGTATTGAGATTATAGCGATTTTTGTTAGCTTAGAAAGTATGCATCTATAGATAAACTAGTGCCATTTAATAAGTGAAATCCAAGCACAAATAAACAACCAATTTTGTATTTAGTGTATCAGTAATGAACCTTTTTTAAGTGAGTCTGAATGTTGTTGTATCAAATCAATTGATCATCTTTCAATCTTCAACAAATCAAATTGGGACAAATTTAAATGGGTTAAGCTTGATTTTATTCCAATAATTTATATTGATTGCTGTAAATGTAATTTTGGTGATGgccactttctttttttttttggtaaaactgGAGCCTGAATCTTTTATTACAGCAATTGAATGCAATAGTCATCTAATACAATGAGCTGAGTCTGCTGTCATAGATCAACAGCAAAacagaaacaaaaacaaaaccaACAACCACTAAGGATCCCCATATTATACAGTACATTAGCTAAGTGGATTACAAACAAGCCAAGATGCTCAGTCCTTTGATAGGAATTAATAATCCAGCATAAAAGCATCAGCATTATATTATCAAAATCCATTTCCTCCATTACTTAAAGTCAAGTAAAGACTGCTTCCAGATAGAAAcgagctaattatttttcagcagCGAGTCAGAGGTTTCAAAAGTCTACAAAAACTGCTACAGTCTTCTTTGCACCGCTATGCCCATCCTATCTCCCTGCAAGATAGCAGCTAGTTCATTATGAATAGCATCATTAGTATTCCAACAACAATAATCCTGCTATGCCTTTTTTGTAATGTAGTCAGTAGCGTGATTTGCTTCCTTGTAGGTATGAGAAAGCATAAAATTTTGGCAACTATTCTTCCACTGCTGAATATCCAAAAACCTACAGGATAGTCATTCTTTTTATCCTTTGATTGGTTAGTGATAATAGAAATGACAGACAAGGAATCTCTCTCCAGATAGATATTTGGCGATTGCAATTCCACGACAGATCAGAGCCGCTTTCCACCAATCACAAGCATTGTTGATATCTTTCTCAGTAAAAGCTACCACCTCAGTGAAATATTGCTGTAGACTTTCCACTTCTTCCTCCATAGCTTTCGCCTTCTCCCACTTGAATCTTCGAAGCCCATTGACAGTTTGAGCCCAGGTCCTGCATGCGTCGGTAGCTTTAGGTCCATTTTTATTGGATGAAATCTACGAAGGAGGACCATACCCCTCCTTTTGCTGCTGATCAAGGATTTTTGGATGATCAAGTGTAAAGCCCCCTCTGATTCACCACCAAGGAGGGGTCCGTTGAAACCCTTACGTTTCCTTTCCCTTTTTTGCTCATAACAGCCCTCTTTTGTCCCACTCCTATCTTGCCGTTGGCCAGCATTCTTCTTAGGTGCACCAGTTGGTCTTATGGTCCAGCAAATATGGAAGTCCAACACTTGTATCAGACAATCAGGTTTTGAGATATTTCAGTCACCAAGTATTGCTTTTATCAACATATACTCCATCGTGCCCTCACCTTGATCTTGACAAAAAGGCTTGCTTTTGTTCTTTTTGCTTTTGTTCTAATTCAATTCTTCACAATGATTTTTATCCTAGATAATTGTTTGCATTGatcataaatttatatacatattgttGATGTTCAGAACTACTTTTAATTTACGTTATTGTAAGATAATCATTTATTATATCATCATAAGTCATCACAGGAACTGACGTCACAAAGAGCAAAGTGGCCCCGACAAGACCGGAACTGGACTTCAAAAAATTAAGACAGGAGAAGGGTCCGCGGCTAACCCCGGTTAAAAATATAAGCACCAAACCACGCATGACTTGGGAATCAAAACGTCAAAAGCAAAGGGTCCACGGTTAACCAAGGCCCAACCAGCCCGCATTACTTCGGACATCAAAACTTCGGATCCGTCCGTCTGgacttttatattttatagttaaAATCCGCCATAGTGAGCAGCGGAGCAGAGAATACATTTGCAAACCCTCGTCCCGCTTTCGATTCCGTcgtgagagagtgagagagagagagagagaggggagcgaTGTCTAGGGTTTTTGAAGGCTGCCGGGTTCTGATGAAAACAGCGAGGACCGGGGTGAAGGCAGCGGCCACCCCCACGGCAGCAGGAGCGGCGGGGGCGGCGAAGCCCAAGAGCAACCCGGTCCTGAGGCCGCTGCCCGTCTCCCCGGCCATGAGGAAGTTCGTCGGTGCCCCGGAGATCTCGCGCGCTGAGGTCGTCAAGAAGATCTGGGAGCACATCAA includes:
- the LOC140852619 gene encoding protein TRI1-like, whose translation is MSRVFEGCRVLMKTARTGVKAAATPTAAGAAGAAKPKSNPVLRPLPVSPAMRKFVGAPEISRAEVVKKIWEHIKLNQLQNPTNKREIHCDEKLKTIFNGRDKVGMLEIARLITPHFQKSS